In the Victivallis sp. Marseille-Q1083 genome, one interval contains:
- a CDS encoding SGNH/GDSL hydrolase family protein encodes MKFHFAGVIPKIFSILLASGTITTTQAESPRDITEIDSNFKVATVGNLTVQYYNALEAPFVVEGFAWRTAPTAPLYRLPESFSVQEINEGALYLAHNTAGGAIRFRSDSPYIVLRSRLAYSADMNHMPRTGSAGFDLYCGAGADIRYRATAQPNPGQEVIETPLAWVESGKLYDWTLNLPLYGGADTIEIGIAPGSQILPPAPHKITAPILFYGSSITQGGCASRPGNAYPSLLCRALDAPQINLGFSGSGRGEIALAEAIGKLQLAAIVLDYDHNAPDEAHLRATHEPFFQAIRRQQPELPVIMVSKCDFAPGQEERRAIIRQTYENAVKAGDRNVWFIDGESLFGNEDRDACTVDGCHPNDLGFYRMYRTMLPVLQEALPAK; translated from the coding sequence ACCACGCAGGCGGAATCCCCCCGCGATATTACCGAAATCGACTCCAACTTCAAAGTAGCCACGGTCGGAAATCTCACCGTACAGTATTACAATGCCCTCGAAGCGCCGTTTGTCGTCGAAGGCTTCGCCTGGCGCACCGCTCCGACCGCACCGCTGTACCGGCTTCCGGAATCCTTCTCCGTCCAGGAAATCAACGAAGGCGCACTTTACCTGGCCCACAACACCGCCGGCGGCGCGATCCGTTTTCGCTCGGATTCGCCCTATATTGTATTGCGCAGCCGTCTTGCATACTCCGCGGACATGAATCATATGCCGCGAACCGGAAGCGCCGGATTCGATTTGTATTGCGGAGCGGGCGCGGACATCCGGTACCGGGCGACGGCGCAGCCGAATCCGGGCCAGGAAGTCATCGAGACGCCGCTGGCCTGGGTCGAGTCCGGAAAACTATACGACTGGACCTTGAACCTGCCGCTTTACGGCGGGGCGGATACCATTGAAATCGGCATCGCCCCCGGCAGTCAGATCCTGCCGCCGGCGCCGCACAAAATCACCGCCCCGATCCTGTTCTACGGCTCCAGCATTACACAGGGCGGCTGTGCGTCACGGCCCGGAAACGCTTATCCGTCGCTTTTGTGCCGGGCGCTCGACGCGCCGCAGATCAATCTCGGTTTCTCCGGTTCCGGCCGCGGCGAAATCGCCCTTGCCGAAGCCATCGGTAAACTGCAACTGGCCGCAATCGTCCTCGACTACGATCACAATGCGCCGGACGAAGCCCATTTGCGGGCGACGCATGAGCCGTTTTTTCAGGCAATCCGGCGCCAACAGCCCGAGCTGCCGGTGATTATGGTATCCAAATGCGATTTCGCACCGGGTCAGGAGGAACGGCGCGCCATCATTCGCCAGACGTACGAAAACGCCGTCAAAGCCGGCGACCGGAACGTCTGGTTTATTGACGGCGAAAGCCTTTTCGGCAACGAGGACCGCGACGCCTGTACCGTGGACGGCTGCCACCCGAACGATCTGGGGTTTTACCGGATGTACCGGACGATGCTTCCGGTGCTGCAAGAAGCATTGCCGGCCAAATGA
- a CDS encoding glycoside hydrolase family 172 protein — MEISKIASASWSTVSRLSLAQTRSICCENPTGAKGGGARAVDGIDTPFAKRAGLGVGWKANPRVIIPAGSTYTLAEIAGEGVIQQIWITPGGPMRHWILRMYWEEEEQPAVECPLGDFFCNGWDEVSYVNSLPVCVNPGSGYNCYWEMPFRRRAKITLTNLGAADNCVYYQVNYALGDVPPDAGYFHAQFRRVNPLPYKTEYTILDGVRGIGHYVGTYLAWGVNHNGWWGEGEIKFYLDGDREFPTICGTGTEDYFCGSYNFEDHQTHQYREFCTPYAGMPQVIRPDGVYRSQQRFGLYRWHLTDPVRFARDLKVTIQALGWRTTEPRRYLPLQDDIASVAFWYQTLPASPFPPLPDRDQLEVI; from the coding sequence ATGGAAATCAGCAAAATTGCATCCGCCTCCTGGTCTACGGTTTCACGGCTCAGTCTGGCTCAAACCCGTTCCATATGTTGTGAAAATCCCACCGGCGCCAAGGGGGGCGGCGCCCGCGCCGTCGACGGCATCGATACGCCGTTCGCCAAACGAGCCGGCCTCGGCGTCGGCTGGAAGGCCAATCCGCGGGTCATCATTCCGGCCGGTTCCACCTATACGCTGGCGGAGATTGCCGGCGAAGGCGTCATCCAGCAAATCTGGATTACGCCGGGCGGCCCGATGCGCCACTGGATTCTGCGGATGTATTGGGAGGAGGAGGAACAGCCGGCCGTCGAATGTCCGCTCGGCGATTTCTTCTGCAACGGCTGGGATGAGGTGAGTTACGTCAATTCGCTGCCGGTCTGCGTCAACCCGGGCAGCGGCTACAACTGTTACTGGGAAATGCCGTTCCGCCGCCGGGCGAAAATTACTTTGACCAACCTCGGCGCCGCCGACAACTGCGTCTATTACCAGGTCAATTATGCGCTCGGCGACGTTCCGCCGGACGCCGGCTATTTCCATGCGCAATTCCGCCGGGTCAATCCGCTGCCGTACAAGACCGAATACACCATCCTCGACGGCGTCCGCGGCATCGGCCACTATGTCGGCACCTATCTGGCCTGGGGCGTCAACCACAACGGCTGGTGGGGGGAAGGCGAAATCAAATTCTACCTCGACGGCGACCGGGAGTTTCCGACCATCTGCGGGACCGGCACCGAGGATTACTTCTGCGGCTCCTACAACTTCGAGGATCACCAGACGCACCAGTACCGGGAATTCTGCACGCCGTATGCCGGCATGCCGCAGGTCATCCGGCCGGACGGCGTCTACCGTTCCCAGCAGCGTTTCGGCCTGTACCGCTGGCACCTCACCGATCCGGTCCGGTTCGCCCGGGACCTCAAGGTGACGATCCAGGCGCTCGGCTGGCGGACCACCGAACCGCGCCGTTATCTGCCGCTGCAGGACGATATCGCTTCGGTTGCCTTCTGGTACCAGACGCTGCCGGCTTCGCCATTCCCGCCGCTGCCGGACCGCGATCAACTGGAAGTGATTTGA
- a CDS encoding DUF5107 domain-containing protein: protein MNALCFTTVPIPSGAIGRENPFPPFVKMWQTPNYTQFDPALPQEEYQYINYGIPPHTMPYAFQDNYGNCRHRREFKAAVLENNALRAIFLLEFGGRLWSLYDKKRQRELVYRNSVFQPCRIGTRNAWVSGGIEWNCGIPGHTPFTYSPVFAAEVPGAAYPLLRIYEWERIREMPYQVDFFLPDDDSEFLYAAARIVNPHDHELPMYWWTNIAVPQVEGMRVLTPSTQAITHEKGIKVATVPRWRDADITYPVNLRRAIDFFFVLPKQERRWEAAVMPDGTGFVDVSTPALRGRKLFVWGNSVGGNNWQKMLTEGDAPYCEIQSGLAKTQMECLPMAPHATFFHLEAFGAFQGDPAVIHGDDWPAATGEVKRYLAGRLPEEAFNAVAAEARRCAELPPESPVHYGSGWGALELERRRRCGEPSFTDAALVFPADSMTELQQPWLALLQGAARLDDAAIMQPSWQINPFWQPYLAGAAQEAEANRTYCHYQLGLLHYAAGDLPAATAEMLLARCSGRPGLFVNRALAMLAMLQGRPAEAADYYLAALQEADDDMAMLEEGLKIFIAAGRCRQFKPFLDQYAGPDVDPDRLRLLKIQNALELDELEEVARLFADPLKPVEIREGDFSITDSYLIWQTKLLARAEGRQWDREFHAAKMPEIPVPADYEYRTQLAVI, encoded by the coding sequence ATGAACGCATTGTGTTTCACCACCGTGCCAATACCGTCCGGCGCCATCGGACGGGAAAATCCGTTTCCACCCTTCGTCAAGATGTGGCAGACGCCCAATTATACCCAGTTCGATCCGGCGCTGCCGCAGGAGGAATACCAGTACATCAATTACGGCATCCCGCCGCACACGATGCCCTACGCCTTCCAGGATAATTACGGCAATTGCCGTCATAGGCGGGAATTCAAGGCGGCGGTATTGGAAAATAATGCGTTGCGGGCGATTTTTCTGCTGGAATTCGGCGGCCGCCTCTGGTCGCTGTACGACAAAAAACGGCAGCGGGAACTGGTTTACCGCAACAGCGTCTTCCAGCCGTGCCGGATCGGCACCCGCAACGCCTGGGTCAGCGGCGGCATCGAATGGAACTGCGGGATTCCCGGCCATACGCCGTTCACCTATTCGCCGGTGTTCGCTGCCGAAGTGCCCGGCGCCGCTTATCCGCTGCTGCGGATTTACGAGTGGGAACGAATCCGGGAAATGCCGTACCAGGTCGATTTTTTCCTGCCGGACGACGATTCGGAATTCCTCTACGCCGCCGCCCGCATCGTCAATCCGCACGACCATGAGCTGCCGATGTACTGGTGGACCAACATCGCCGTGCCGCAGGTCGAAGGGATGCGGGTATTGACGCCGAGCACTCAGGCGATCACCCATGAAAAGGGCATCAAGGTCGCCACCGTGCCGCGCTGGCGCGACGCCGACATCACCTATCCGGTCAATCTCAGACGCGCCATCGACTTCTTCTTCGTGCTGCCGAAGCAGGAACGCCGCTGGGAAGCGGCGGTGATGCCGGACGGCACCGGTTTCGTCGATGTTTCGACGCCGGCGCTGCGCGGCCGCAAACTGTTCGTCTGGGGCAACAGCGTCGGCGGCAACAACTGGCAGAAGATGCTGACCGAGGGCGATGCGCCATATTGCGAAATTCAGAGCGGACTGGCCAAAACTCAGATGGAATGCCTGCCGATGGCGCCGCATGCGACCTTCTTCCACCTGGAAGCGTTCGGCGCCTTCCAGGGCGATCCGGCCGTCATCCACGGCGACGACTGGCCGGCGGCAACCGGCGAAGTCAAACGGTACCTGGCCGGCCGGTTGCCGGAAGAAGCCTTCAACGCTGTCGCCGCCGAGGCCCGGCGCTGTGCCGAACTGCCGCCGGAATCGCCGGTTCATTACGGCTCCGGCTGGGGCGCGCTCGAACTGGAGCGCCGCCGTCGATGCGGCGAACCGTCCTTTACCGACGCGGCGCTGGTGTTCCCGGCCGACAGCATGACCGAATTGCAGCAGCCGTGGCTGGCGTTGCTGCAGGGTGCCGCCCGTTTGGATGACGCGGCGATCATGCAGCCGAGCTGGCAGATCAATCCGTTCTGGCAGCCGTATCTCGCCGGAGCGGCGCAGGAGGCCGAAGCCAATCGGACTTATTGCCACTACCAGCTCGGCCTGCTGCATTATGCCGCCGGCGACTTGCCGGCCGCCACCGCGGAAATGCTGCTGGCGCGTTGCAGCGGCCGGCCGGGACTCTTCGTCAACCGGGCGCTGGCGATGCTGGCGATGCTGCAGGGGCGCCCCGCCGAGGCGGCCGACTACTATCTGGCGGCGTTGCAGGAGGCCGACGACGATATGGCCATGCTGGAAGAAGGATTGAAAATTTTCATCGCCGCCGGTCGGTGCCGGCAGTTCAAACCTTTCCTCGATCAGTACGCCGGACCGGATGTCGATCCGGACCGGCTGCGGCTGCTGAAAATCCAGAACGCGCTGGAGCTGGATGAGCTGGAAGAAGTCGCCAGGCTGTTTGCCGACCCGCTGAAACCGGTCGAAATCCGCGAAGGCGATTTTTCGATCACCGACAGTTATCTCATCTGGCAGACCAAATTGCTGGCCCGCGCCGAAGGCCGGCAATGGGACAGGGAATTCCATGCGGCGAAAATGCCGGAGATTCCGGTTCCGGCGGATTATGAATATCGTACCCAACTCGCCGTCATCTAG
- a CDS encoding DUF4838 domain-containing protein produces MKSSIVIPPNAGRTTRFAARELARYLAEATAAVCEIAEQPADDAQYRFYLGNTEEPFAAADPDDANRRLRHDGVWLRKQGNDFILYGKSRRGALFAVYTFLTDKLGCRWPEVDREVIPESSLEMADFELLSNPRFQYRGSSINECSDAFVLKMVDWMAKNRMNQALLNARAWPESIQNALLDRGFIIDTGCHSIPTMYPADRYFEAHPEHFALNGGKRVGNTQLCFSNHGSVPEIAKNYLAYLDENPWVDIMGMWPADGYGFCECEACQATPMTDLMVSYINAVADEIKKVHPEKRCELLSYINYTVPPENTPPADTLTVLFCEYWSRSQWHPITADVNANAKTRAEMERWAKLAREFYLLGYYTDDCIKRFLYNPVPDVIVADFAYYQQHDFCGLTLCTTYPGDWWAKAQNIYTIARASWDAGLSAEEISQGYFQAQYGPIAGLMAEHAAKCRELFELPLGGKQPLTALDVCFNWGYYENFDPAAMPGNIEKFEQKIAEIKDILNQALKQLPDDDAVLRERLRILKDDAEYLRLAFRFINAVNLYQAQPGEAALAEARAYQDALIHTPIVADWDRHGYSSAYNTLMNLATALEPAEAAK; encoded by the coding sequence ATGAAAAGTTCCATCGTCATTCCGCCGAATGCCGGGCGGACCACCCGGTTTGCCGCCCGGGAACTGGCCAGGTATCTGGCCGAAGCCACCGCGGCCGTTTGCGAAATTGCCGAACAGCCGGCCGACGACGCGCAATACCGTTTCTACCTGGGCAATACCGAAGAACCGTTTGCCGCCGCCGACCCGGATGATGCCAACCGCCGGCTTCGCCATGACGGCGTCTGGCTGCGCAAGCAGGGCAACGACTTCATCCTGTACGGCAAAAGCCGGCGCGGCGCGCTGTTCGCGGTTTATACGTTTCTGACCGATAAACTCGGCTGCCGCTGGCCGGAAGTCGACCGGGAGGTGATCCCGGAATCTTCGCTGGAAATGGCCGATTTCGAACTGCTCTCCAATCCGCGGTTTCAATACCGCGGCAGTTCCATCAATGAATGCAGCGACGCGTTCGTCCTGAAAATGGTCGACTGGATGGCCAAGAACCGGATGAATCAGGCATTGCTGAATGCCCGCGCCTGGCCGGAATCCATTCAAAACGCGCTGCTTGACCGCGGTTTCATCATCGACACCGGCTGCCATTCGATTCCGACGATGTATCCGGCCGACCGTTATTTCGAAGCCCATCCGGAACATTTCGCACTGAACGGCGGCAAACGGGTCGGCAATACTCAACTGTGCTTCTCCAACCACGGTTCCGTTCCGGAGATCGCCAAAAATTATCTGGCCTACCTGGATGAAAATCCCTGGGTGGACATCATGGGCATGTGGCCGGCCGACGGCTACGGCTTCTGCGAATGCGAAGCCTGCCAGGCGACGCCGATGACCGACCTGATGGTCAGCTACATCAACGCCGTCGCCGATGAAATCAAGAAGGTCCATCCGGAAAAACGTTGTGAATTGCTCAGCTATATCAATTACACGGTGCCGCCGGAGAATACACCGCCGGCCGACACGCTGACCGTTCTGTTCTGCGAATACTGGTCGCGCAGCCAGTGGCATCCGATCACCGCCGACGTCAATGCCAATGCCAAGACCCGCGCCGAAATGGAACGCTGGGCCAAGCTGGCCAGGGAGTTCTATCTGCTCGGTTATTATACCGATGACTGCATCAAACGTTTTCTTTACAACCCGGTGCCGGATGTCATCGTCGCCGACTTCGCTTATTATCAGCAGCACGATTTCTGCGGTCTGACGCTGTGCACCACCTATCCGGGCGACTGGTGGGCCAAGGCGCAGAATATTTATACGATCGCCCGGGCCAGCTGGGATGCCGGTCTTTCCGCCGAGGAAATTTCTCAAGGTTATTTCCAGGCGCAATACGGTCCGATCGCCGGCCTGATGGCCGAACACGCCGCCAAATGTCGGGAGCTGTTCGAGCTGCCGCTCGGCGGCAAACAGCCGCTCACTGCGCTGGATGTCTGTTTCAACTGGGGATATTACGAGAATTTCGATCCGGCGGCGATGCCGGGAAATATCGAAAAATTCGAACAGAAAATCGCTGAAATCAAGGATATTCTGAACCAGGCGCTCAAACAGTTGCCGGACGACGATGCAGTTTTGCGCGAACGTTTGCGGATCCTGAAAGACGACGCCGAATACCTGCGGTTGGCATTCCGCTTCATCAACGCGGTCAATCTCTATCAGGCTCAGCCGGGCGAAGCGGCGCTGGCCGAAGCGCGCGCCTATCAGGATGCGCTGATCCATACGCCGATTGTCGCCGACTGGGATCGCCACGGCTACTCCAGCGCCTACAATACCCTCATGAACCTGGCAACTGCGCTGGAACCGGCAGAAGCCGCAAAATAA
- a CDS encoding BadF/BadG/BcrA/BcrD ATPase family protein translates to MANPEKTILAIDAGGTKCDALLVDGQTGNLLARASGSRLDLPEVQFPGGTGRSPAMLELVLKRLFADWHSDGELVVTTSNHLLLPDSLGGNPLLKSYRLTETFKLTEAEASLALIDRSDGIVTLSGTGATITLVLPDGSCRYVDGLGPLIGDNGSAYYIGQTLLRRCVPQTQYSAAPETLPEWRAVMRYFAWEHLPYREQFNALIRFSIENPDRSTVAGLSRVVEELAAAGNDGAAAILEDAARCLADSTCRAIELLPSTPPYPPVVGVGSVLTQGKIVWPRFVAIMRERYPEITPVLPSLPQVAGQVLWYYRLNNSATRAAQTNFRFQFDSIS, encoded by the coding sequence ATGGCTAACCCTGAAAAAACGATTCTGGCCATCGATGCCGGCGGGACCAAATGCGATGCCTTGCTGGTCGACGGGCAGACCGGCAACCTGCTGGCCCGCGCCAGCGGCAGCCGCCTCGACTTGCCGGAAGTCCAGTTTCCCGGCGGGACCGGGCGTTCGCCGGCAATGCTGGAGCTGGTCTTGAAGCGCCTGTTCGCCGATTGGCATTCCGATGGGGAATTGGTGGTCACGACCTCCAACCACCTCCTGCTGCCCGACAGCCTCGGCGGCAACCCGTTGCTGAAGTCTTACCGGCTGACCGAAACTTTCAAACTGACCGAAGCGGAAGCATCTCTGGCGTTGATCGACCGTTCGGACGGTATCGTCACGCTGTCGGGAACCGGCGCGACGATCACGCTGGTCCTGCCGGACGGTTCCTGCCGTTACGTCGACGGGCTCGGGCCGCTGATCGGCGACAACGGCAGCGCTTATTACATCGGACAAACGCTGTTGCGCCGCTGCGTGCCGCAGACCCAATACAGCGCGGCGCCGGAAACTTTGCCCGAATGGCGGGCCGTCATGCGTTATTTCGCCTGGGAGCATCTGCCTTATCGCGAACAATTCAACGCACTGATCAGGTTTTCGATCGAAAATCCGGACCGTTCCACCGTCGCCGGATTGTCGCGCGTCGTCGAAGAACTCGCCGCCGCCGGCAATGACGGCGCCGCGGCGATTCTGGAAGACGCCGCCCGCTGTCTGGCCGATTCGACCTGCCGGGCGATCGAACTGCTGCCGTCAACCCCGCCTTATCCGCCGGTGGTCGGCGTCGGCAGCGTTTTGACCCAGGGAAAAATCGTCTGGCCGCGCTTCGTCGCCATCATGCGCGAACGTTATCCAGAAATCACTCCGGTTCTGCCGTCGTTGCCGCAGGTGGCTGGCCAGGTGCTCTGGTATTACCGCTTGAACAACTCCGCCACCCGGGCGGCTCAAACCAACTTCCGTTTTCAGTTCGACTCAATTTCATAG
- a CDS encoding sugar isomerase domain-containing protein: MVIDTLISQLHEQLDILKEERPVIEELAAAIAAAVRHGGVVFCGDIGHGMSGDFLNRAGGLAFVRPFQYTFTTNQPVAEKLSKREPTPALNSALGAARLAVVSGNLRSGDFMVLGSVSGRSAAPTEIALACREIGVKVVALTSRKYTAQVKGDHPTGKRLIDCADYVLDLHTPYGDAAVDIPGYDHKLIPFSGMSALVVGWMLWGRVMELMANDAEQPVTFMSVNRENGKAIYDAAIKRFNERGF, encoded by the coding sequence ATGGTCATCGACACTCTCATTTCCCAACTGCACGAACAGCTTGATATTTTGAAGGAAGAACGGCCGGTCATCGAGGAATTGGCCGCCGCAATCGCCGCTGCCGTCCGGCATGGCGGCGTGGTTTTTTGCGGTGATATCGGCCACGGCATGAGCGGCGATTTCCTCAACCGTGCCGGCGGTTTGGCTTTTGTCCGTCCTTTCCAGTATACCTTTACCACCAATCAGCCGGTCGCGGAGAAATTGAGCAAACGCGAACCGACGCCGGCGCTCAATTCCGCATTGGGTGCCGCCCGGCTGGCGGTGGTGAGCGGCAATTTACGGAGCGGCGATTTCATGGTGCTCGGTTCGGTGTCCGGCCGCAGTGCGGCGCCGACTGAAATTGCGCTCGCCTGCCGGGAGATCGGCGTCAAAGTGGTCGCGCTGACCTCCAGGAAATATACCGCCCAGGTCAAAGGTGACCATCCGACCGGCAAACGCCTGATCGATTGCGCCGATTACGTACTCGATTTGCACACGCCCTACGGTGACGCGGCGGTCGACATCCCGGGTTACGATCATAAATTGATTCCGTTCTCCGGCATGAGCGCCCTGGTTGTCGGCTGGATGCTTTGGGGCAGGGTGATGGAATTGATGGCCAATGACGCCGAGCAGCCGGTTACCTTCATGAGTGTCAACCGCGAAAACGGCAAAGCCATTTACGATGCAGCAATCAAACGCTTCAACGAACGGGGTTTTTAA
- the ltrA gene encoding group II intron reverse transcriptase/maturase — MDRLEAEENPGVRSMLTRETEAKDGADLFERILERNNLNRAYKQVKRIGGAPGVDGMTVDDLLAYLCEHKESFLENLRTETYRPQPVRRVEIPKPDGGIRMLGVPAGMDRMIQQAIAQVLGPIFEEEFSENSYGFRPGRSAHQAIRQARKYYNQGYRRVVDLDLSKYFDTMNHELLMEMLRAKISDQRVLCLIKRYLKSGVMINGVVTRTEEGSPQGGNLSPLLSNIYLTAFDRELERRGHKFVRYADDVNIYVRSQRAAERVLASSRRFLEAKLKLKVNESKSKAGSPLKLKFLGFALRSTTKGQAGIRIHEKSIDRFKAKVRELTRRNQGNSVEYMLYKLRQYTVGWLGYYAIADMKMFMQNMNEWIQRKIRTYVWKQWKRVRTRFTRLQSLGISEGKAWEWANTRKGYWHIARSWILHRVLPSQRIAEIGYDDILLRYKALHSSC, encoded by the coding sequence ATGGATAGGCTGGAAGCCGAAGAGAATCCGGGAGTGCGGAGCATGCTTACGCGGGAAACTGAAGCGAAAGACGGTGCTGATTTGTTTGAACGCATCCTTGAGCGTAACAACCTCAACCGTGCGTACAAGCAAGTCAAGAGAATCGGCGGAGCGCCGGGCGTGGACGGAATGACCGTTGACGACCTGTTGGCGTATCTGTGCGAACACAAGGAAAGTTTCCTTGAAAATCTCCGAACCGAAACGTATCGCCCGCAACCGGTGCGCCGGGTTGAAATCCCGAAACCGGACGGGGGGATACGGATGCTTGGTGTTCCAGCGGGCATGGATCGGATGATTCAACAGGCAATAGCGCAGGTCCTCGGCCCGATATTCGAGGAGGAATTTTCAGAAAACAGCTACGGTTTCCGACCGGGGCGTAGCGCTCATCAGGCCATCCGGCAAGCACGGAAATACTACAATCAAGGCTATCGGCGGGTTGTCGATCTTGACTTGAGCAAGTATTTCGACACCATGAACCATGAGCTGTTGATGGAAATGTTGCGGGCCAAAATCTCTGATCAACGAGTTTTGTGCCTGATTAAACGCTACTTGAAGAGCGGAGTCATGATCAATGGCGTGGTGACGCGAACGGAAGAAGGCAGTCCACAGGGCGGCAATCTTTCGCCATTGCTGAGCAACATCTACCTGACCGCTTTCGACCGGGAATTGGAACGCCGTGGACACAAGTTCGTACGATATGCGGACGATGTCAACATCTACGTCAGAAGTCAACGCGCCGCCGAACGCGTACTTGCGAGCAGCAGACGGTTTCTTGAAGCGAAATTGAAACTCAAAGTAAACGAATCCAAAAGTAAAGCGGGAAGTCCGCTGAAGCTGAAGTTTCTCGGCTTCGCACTGCGAAGTACGACGAAAGGACAGGCCGGAATTCGAATACACGAGAAGTCTATAGACCGCTTCAAAGCCAAGGTTCGCGAGCTGACCCGAAGGAATCAGGGAAATTCGGTGGAATATATGCTGTACAAACTTCGGCAATATACCGTCGGATGGCTCGGATACTATGCGATTGCGGACATGAAGATGTTTATGCAAAACATGAATGAATGGATTCAACGGAAAATTCGGACGTATGTTTGGAAACAGTGGAAACGAGTACGGACACGATTTACGCGACTGCAATCGTTGGGTATTTCCGAGGGAAAAGCGTGGGAATGGGCGAATACGAGGAAAGGCTACTGGCATATTGCCCGTAGTTGGATTTTACATCGTGTATTGCCGTCTCAACGCATTGCCGAAATAGGGTATGACGATATCCTACTTCGGTACAAAGCGTTGCACTCAAGCTGCTGA
- a CDS encoding zinc metallopeptidase, translated as MLYFDPMYLLFALPGFVLALLASLYTKSTFSRYSSVPAAGGMTGAQAAAHLLHQGGVDNVRIEMTQGFLSDHYDPSSHTLRLSPDVYRSSSLAAIGVACHEAGHALQHAQHYSPLVWRSALVPMVNFASPLSYIVILMGFLFQAQSLVLVGAILFSAAVLFALVTLPVEYDASKRAKKLMVASGAVSPREAAQAGQVLNAAFLTYVASAVSSLLILLYYLLRAGVFGGNRD; from the coding sequence ATGCTTTATTTTGATCCGATGTACTTGTTGTTCGCCCTGCCGGGATTTGTCCTGGCGTTGCTGGCTTCGCTTTATACCAAATCGACCTTCAGCCGTTATTCCAGCGTGCCGGCCGCCGGCGGGATGACCGGCGCTCAGGCGGCGGCTCACCTGCTGCATCAGGGCGGCGTCGACAACGTTCGAATCGAGATGACCCAGGGTTTCCTGAGCGATCATTACGATCCGTCCAGCCATACGCTGCGCCTGTCGCCGGATGTTTACCGCAGCAGCAGCTTGGCGGCGATCGGCGTAGCCTGCCATGAAGCCGGTCATGCGCTGCAGCATGCCCAACATTACAGCCCGCTGGTCTGGCGCAGCGCACTGGTTCCGATGGTGAACTTCGCTTCGCCGCTCTCCTATATAGTGATTTTGATGGGCTTTCTGTTTCAGGCACAGTCGCTGGTCCTGGTCGGCGCGATTCTTTTCAGTGCGGCGGTGCTGTTCGCGCTGGTCACTCTGCCGGTCGAATACGATGCCAGCAAACGGGCCAAGAAACTGATGGTCGCTTCCGGCGCGGTGTCGCCGCGGGAAGCGGCGCAGGCCGGTCAGGTATTGAATGCGGCATTTCTGACCTACGTGGCCTCGGCGGTGTCGTCGCTGCTGATTCTGCTATATTATCTGTTGCGGGCCGGCGTATTCGGCGGCAACCGCGACTGA
- a CDS encoding AraC family transcriptional regulator, whose amino-acid sequence MKLLYEKIISPPDQSFAAFTMQGAVIDCEFHVHPEYELTFIESSFGTRFLNDDISEFNAGELNLIGSMVPHHFFNSPTESCSADWARLRVVQFREDFAGPALFQLPELAAVRRMLSDADCGLAFDGPTVETVRPWLNELPECSGALRLARLLELLHCLALSPYRKIAAPCRNELDSDGGARLNRAFGVIQRELKRNRQPALTAVAAAAGLSPEAFSRCFRRATGRSFIDYVIGLKIAKAANLLLHSDRLVSEFCFESGFHNLANFNRQFIKRKKMTPREFRRRFAAPDE is encoded by the coding sequence ATGAAACTGTTATACGAGAAAATCATATCACCGCCGGATCAGTCATTCGCCGCCTTCACGATGCAGGGGGCGGTGATCGACTGCGAATTTCACGTCCATCCGGAATATGAGCTGACCTTCATCGAATCGAGTTTCGGCACCCGTTTCCTCAACGACGATATTTCGGAATTCAATGCCGGCGAACTCAACCTGATCGGTTCGATGGTGCCGCACCACTTTTTCAATTCGCCGACCGAATCGTGTTCCGCCGATTGGGCCAGGCTGCGGGTCGTGCAGTTCCGGGAGGATTTCGCCGGTCCGGCATTGTTTCAACTGCCGGAGTTGGCCGCGGTCCGGCGAATGCTGAGCGACGCCGATTGCGGGTTGGCTTTCGACGGGCCGACGGTGGAAACGGTCCGGCCGTGGCTGAACGAATTGCCGGAGTGTTCCGGCGCGTTGCGGCTGGCGCGGCTGCTGGAATTGCTTCATTGCCTGGCCCTGTCACCGTACCGGAAGATTGCCGCACCGTGCCGGAACGAGCTGGACAGCGACGGCGGCGCCCGGCTCAACCGGGCGTTTGGCGTCATCCAGCGGGAATTGAAACGGAACCGGCAGCCGGCACTGACCGCGGTCGCCGCCGCCGCCGGTTTGAGTCCGGAAGCATTCAGCCGCTGTTTCAGGCGGGCGACCGGCCGGAGCTTCATCGATTACGTGATCGGCCTTAAGATCGCCAAAGCGGCCAATCTGCTGCTGCATTCCGACCGGTTGGTTTCGGAGTTTTGTTTCGAGTCGGGATTTCACAATCTGGCCAACTTCAACCGCCAATTCATCAAACGCAAAAAAATGACGCCGCGGGAATTCCGCCGCCGGTTCGCCGCCCCAGACGAGTGA